From Toxotes jaculatrix isolate fToxJac2 chromosome 1, fToxJac2.pri, whole genome shotgun sequence, a single genomic window includes:
- the drd4b gene encoding dopamine receptor D4b, with the protein MSDNSTDTTSNDTLPAAAVAHYNFPALVFGILLIVIVIGGNVLVCLSVYLEKALKTTTNYFIVSLAFADLLLAMLVLPLFVYAEFQGGVWSLNMLMCDGLMTMDVMLCTASIFNLCAISVDRFIAVSIPLNYNRRHVDHRQLILLSATWLLALAVASPVMFGINNVPNRDPRECKLEDNNYVVYSSVCSFFIPCPIMVLLYFGVFRGLQHWEEARKAKLRSSIEACRKLQHAAAATALPPLTGTIPGPLPMPLPRIIERDLAQSRLDDTDDYMQHEIPYPRQYRENSVPTVTFSQQPQRKKRAKINSRERKAMRVLPVVVGCFLFCWTPFFVVHTTRALCSTCDIPPSLMSTVTWLGYVNSALNPIIYTIFNTEFKKFFKKCFRSCCRHQISLHRH; encoded by the exons ATGTCGGACAACTCCACCGACACCACCAGCAACGACACGCTGCCGGCGGCCGCCGTCGCGCATTATAATTTCCCGGCGCTCGTTTTCGGGATTTTGCTGATTGTGATTGTCATCGGGGGAAACGTGCTCGTGTGCCTCAGCGTGTACCTGGAGAAGGCTTTAAAAACGACTACAAACTACTTCATAGTCAGTTTGGCCTTCGCGGACTTGCTGCTGGCGATGCTGGTTCTGCCGCTCTTCGTTTACGCAGAG tttcaGGGTGGAGTCTGGTCCTTGAACATGCTGATGTGTGATGGCCTGATGACCATGGATGTGATGCTGTGCACCGCCTCCATTTTCAACCTGTGTGCCATCAGCGTAGACag GTTCATTGCAGTGTCCATTCCTCTAAATTATAACCGCAGGCATGTGGACCATCGCCAGCTCATCCTGTTGTCGGCCACCTGGCTGCTGGCCCTGGCCGTGGCCTCACCTGTCATGTTTGGCATCAACAACGTGCCTAACCGCGATCCCCGCGAGTGCAAACTGGAGGACAACAACTATGTCGTTTATTCCTCCGTCTGCTCCTTCTTCATCCCCTGCCCCATCATGGTCCTGCTCTACTTCGGAGTTTTTCGCGGGCTGCAGCACTGGGAGGAGGCTCGGAAAGCCAAACTACGCAGCAGCATCGAGGCCTGCAGGAAGCTGCAGCacgccgccgccgccaccgccCTCCCCCCGCTGACGGGCACCATCCCCGGCCCTCTGCCCATGCCTCTGCCCAGGATCATCGAGAGGGACTTGGCCCAGTCTCGGCTGGACGATACGGACGACTACATGCAGCACGAGATTCCTTATCCTCGACAGTACAGAGAGAACTCGGTGCCCACGGTGACCTTCAGCCAGCAGccgcagaggaagaagagagccAAGATCAACAGCAGGGAGAGGAAAGCCATGAGGGTGCTGCCTGTGGTAGTAG GTTGCTTCCTGTTCTGCTGGACGCCGTTCTTCGTGGTCCACACGACACGAGCTCTGTGTTCAACGTGCGACATCCCTCCCAGTCTGATGAGCACCGTCACCTGGCTGGGCTACGTCAACAGCGCTCTCAACCCCATCATCTACACCATCTTCAACACCGAGTTCAAGAAATTCTTCAAGAAATGTTTCCGCAGCTGCTGCCGACACCAGATTTCCCTCCACAGACACTGA
- the cdhr5a gene encoding cadherin-related family member 5 produces the protein MELRLKSKPVNRLLGCIVAVCFCTVCPAQRLCTVPPGPVTIPENNTADVQVVQISSSSDVTLRVSVNPEDLFYLKGNVLMVKKGLDYESLSSAALVVWVHCSRTGSRSVNESVEVLVDNVNDNPPNFAQNHYVLEVNELTPINSSIGLIEATDVDSEPLYYRLESATDKYFRLENINTPKILVKSLLDYDVIQKISLILHVQDTFNGSASNKPFFTSVATIMVHVKDVDNRPPWFQPCLRTNLGIAKLCVSTGYRGKVNLTEKEEGPLVLEPGPVFAKDGDKNRSEQISYRILRGNEGNIFQIDEETGNITMAKAADIVGPITLTVLASQVTNRDQFSVAQVTIEVMKKSRNPPRFEKERYEGFIYSNSVPESMILRDRSTNRPFRVRARDEDFAGGVNPDVKYEVQYSSYVNVTSDGFMVLKRVVKTESFALQLRAVDTTTGEFGTAALSVQVIPAVAIPSPSNIGYRPGDMALLGLVMAALLVLCLIVIGFLVSRLWKGNASMDKICECLGPCLKSDQPRTGHRDSLQYTNDGFQNEGDQSRGGTRRWNNAVPRRSTFPQARGRVIPLERRSRHCSSCGIYTNHVPRGSPSVRPARRGRGDGDEYGMRSILSKQRRKEGQKTVWFKESEDSSDIEVEIIPDTVGRVEEETEEELEGEVEMEGVVRDPAAPLRESDGGQESQSTGPSEEQDCGNTSPEKVKGGQEQED, from the exons ATGGAACTGAGATTGAAGAGCAAACCTGTGAACCGTCTCCTTGGATGCATtgttgctgtttgcttttgcacAGTTTGTCCGGCTCAAAGAC tTTGCACGGTGCCTCCTGGTCCGGTGACGATCCCAGAAAACAACACGGCCGATGTCCAGGTCGTACAAATCAGCTCCAGCAGTGATGTGACTCTGAGAGTCTCAGTGAACCCCGAGGATCTGTTCTACCTGAAAGGGAACGTCCTGATGGTGAAGAAAGGGCTGGACTACGAG tcaCTGTCCAGTGCAGCTCTGGTGGTGTGGGTGCACTGCAGCAGAACTGGCTCCAGATCA GTGAATGAGTCTGTTGAGGTTCTGGTTGATAACGTGAACGATAATCCCCCAAACTTCGCACAAAACCACTACGTACTGGAAGTGAATGAG CTCACTCCGATCAACTCCAGCATTGGACTGATAGAAGCTACGGACGTTGATTCAGAGCCTCTGTATTATCGCTTAGAGTCTGCAACA GATAAATATTTCCGCTTGGAAAACATCAACACTCCAAAGATACTTGTAAAAAGCCTCCTCGACTACGACGTCATACAAAAGATTTCTCTGATTTTACATGTACAG GACACATTCAATGGTTCGGCCTCCAACAAGCCGTTCTTCACTTCAGTGGCCACCATCATGGTTCACGTGAAGGACGTCGATAACCGGCCCCCGTGGTTTCAGCCGTGTTTGAGGACAAACTTAGGAATCGCCAAACTGTGCGTGAGCACCGGCTACAGAGGCAAAGTCAACCTCACCGAGAAAGAG GAGGGGCCGTTAGTGCTGGAGCCCGGCCCGGTGTTCGCCAAGGACGGAGACAAGAATAGGAGCGAGCAGATCAGCTACAGAATCCTGCGAG GAAACGAAGGAAACATCTTCCAGATCGAtgaagaaacaggaaacatcacCATGGCTAAAGCTGCTGATATTGTCGGCCCAATAACTCTCACTGTGCTG GCGTCTCAGGTGACCAACAGGGATCAGTTTTCGGTGGCGCAGGTGACCATCGAGGTGATGAAGAAGAGCAGGAACCCTCCTCGCTTTGAGAAGGAGCGATACGAAGGATTTATCTACAGCAACTCTGTCCCTGAGAGCATGATCCTCCGAGACCGGAGCACCAACCGGCCCTTCAGGGTCCGAGCCCGGGACGAGGACTTCGCTGGT ggtgTGAATCCAGATGTGAAATACGAGGTTCAGTACAGCAGCTACGTCAACGTGACCTCAGACGGTTTTATGGTCCTGAAGCGAGTGGTGAAGACAGAGTCCTTCGCGCTTCAG CTCAGAGCTGTGGACACGACAACAGGGGAGTTTGgcacagcagctctgtctgtTCAGGTCATACCCG CCGTTGCCATCCCATCTCCCTCAAATATCGGCTACCGTCCCGGTGACATGGCTCTCCTGGGTCTGGTCATGGCGGCTCTGCTAGTCCTCTGCCTCATTGTGATTGGCTTCTTGGTTTCCCGCTTGTGGAAGGGAAACGCCAGCATGGACAAAATATGTGAG TGCCTGGGCCCCTGTCTGAAGTCGGACCAGCCTCGGACGGGCCACAGGGACTCCCTGCAGTACACCAACGACGGCTTCCAGAACGAGGGCGACCAGAGCCGCGGGGGCACCAGGCGCTGGAACAACGCTGTCCCAAGACGGAGCACCTTCCCCCAGGCACGGGGTCGGGTCATTCCCCTGGAGAGACGGAGCCGCCACTGCTCCTCCTGTGGCATTTACACCAACCACGTCCCCAGGGGGAGCCCCTCAGTGAGACCGGCCAGGAGGGGCAGAGGAGACGGGGACGAGTATGGCATGAGGTCCATCCTGagcaagcagaggaggaaggagggccAGAAGACGGTGTGGTTCAAGGAGAGCGAGGACTCCTCAGACATCGAGGTGGAGATTATCCCAGACACTGTGGGCcgggtggaggaggagactgaggaggagctggagggcgaggtggagatggagggggTTGTCAGAGACCCAGCTGCCCCGCTAAGAGAGTCTGACGGTGGGCAGGAGAGCCAGAGCACAGGGCCCAGTGAGGAGCAGGACTGTGGAAATACCAGCCCAGAAAAAGTGAAGGGAGGCCAGGAGCAGGaggactga